cgacgacgatgatgcaTCATTCATTCGCAGACGTCGCGAAGCAGCATCTGAACCTGCCAAGGAAACCgctgaagctgaggctgcTCCCGAAGCACCCGCTGCACCAGTTGAGGAGCACAACGCTGTCGTAGATCCTAGCGCAAGCGAGTTGCCCACCACCACTCGCAAGCCAGTGTTGGTGCTCATACGTGATGCACTCAATAAGGTCACCACGGGGCTGCCCACCGAGCAGGTGACCAATAATGCGCTGCAATATTTCCAGCTCTTCCAGCACTTTATTCAGCAGACCATCGAGCAGGTGATTGATGCTGCCGATGACGATGAAGATGAGGTGAGTCCAGCAACCACTGTAGATGAGGACAAAAAGGAAGAGGAGGACaaaaaggaggaggaggataaGGTCACCGAAGTGCCTGAGAAGCAAACTGAAGAGGCTGCTCTTGTCGCCGAAGTTCCAGCTCCAGTTCCCGCTGACAACGAAGCAAAACCCGCAAAGCCCGCTACAGCTAGTAATGCAGTTTAAAGCgctgcacaacaaaaaaatacctcaactatatatttaatttaactatttattgcttagtttttaaatatcaaaaatacatcgaaaatttttcaatgagtattttgtgtttttcacTAATTTGACTTTTTGCGATTGAACTCCTTGTAGAGCTGTGTTGAGTTGTGTTCCTTGATTGCTTGAATTTTGCTGCGACTTGGGCTGCGATGTCGATTTGTGGTGCGTCTTTTGGGTGGTTCAACCATCTCCAGCAGTCGGTTAAAATGCGAGTTTGGCACCTTGGTGGAGGCTCTTCTATTTCCTTGATTTAATCTCTGTTGATGTGCCAACGATACTTCCTGATCACCAATTGTCAATGTAAGC
This is a stretch of genomic DNA from Drosophila albomicans strain 15112-1751.03 chromosome 3, ASM965048v2, whole genome shotgun sequence. It encodes these proteins:
- the LOC117569879 gene encoding trigger factor; this translates as MVKHIYLTLAALLIMALAVSSAPTNMEHEVEAVKDSDLVVLRKTRAESSSVESDEEADDDDDDEAEQKNDSAADDDEEEDDDDDDASFIRRRREAASEPAKETAEAEAAPEAPAAPVEEHNAVVDPSASELPTTTRKPVLVLIRDALNKVTTGLPTEQVTNNALQYFQLFQHFIQQTIEQVIDAADDDEDEVSPATTVDEDKKEEEDKKEEEDKVTEVPEKQTEEAALVAEVPAPVPADNEAKPAKPATASNAV